From a single Entelurus aequoreus isolate RoL-2023_Sb linkage group LG12, RoL_Eaeq_v1.1, whole genome shotgun sequence genomic region:
- the LOC133661317 gene encoding cyclin-dependent kinase 17-like → MEKMKRMKKRLSLTLRSSHSVDESLSELAEQMTMEDGGTKDNEPFMRNVGPASSHSMQSFLQQYTASVSFKKTPLRRPHSVTLITGTLGSFMAIPRNGTRLGRDSPGFSCDPNHTLTFIQAGTVQDLVVTQTTPSPSSRQGQSVQDLLVTQTTPSPSSRQGQSRI, encoded by the exons ATGGAGAAGATGAAGAGGATGAAGAAGCGTCTGTCGTTGACTCTGCGCTCCAGCCACAGCGTAGACGAGTCTCTTTCAGAGCTGGCCGAGCAGATGACCATGGAGGATGGCGGCACCAAGGACAATG AACCTTTCATGAGGAATGTTGGCCCCGCCTCCTCCCACAGCATGCAGTCCTTCCTGCAGCAGTACACTGCATCAGTGTCCTTCAAGAAGACTCCACTGCGACGACCTCACTCTGTCACGCTCATCACTGGCACCCTGGGCTCCTTCATGGCCATACCACGCAATGGCACTCGCTTGg GCAGGGACAGTCCAGGATTTAGTTGTGACCCAAACCACACCCTCACCTTCATCCAGGCAGGGACAGTCCAGGATTTAGTTGTGACCCAAACCACACCCTCACCTTCATCCAGGCAGGGACAGTCAGTCCAGGATTTACTTGTGACCCAAACCACACCCTCACCTTCATCCAGGCAGGGACAGTCCAGGATTTAG